A genome region from Flavobacterium sp. CFS9 includes the following:
- a CDS encoding M48 family metalloprotease — protein MKKKFIVLGVLFAAFGFTKINAQINFGEKALGAVQKGVSSFTFSNADAAALSKAAVDKMDAENQVAAANDPYTLRLNRVFGKHTAGDGYTLNYKVYKLKEVNAFATADGSVRVYSGLMDIMDDNELLAVIGHEIGHVANQDSRDAIKAAYRKEALLEGAASQSATIASVTDSQLGKIGSAIIDNKFSRKQEAEADLFSYEFLKKNGYNVNAEESAFRILAKMSEGNEASFIDQMMSSHPDSKQRAEDAKKRAEKDGLYKPYVQQKIVNTAPAKKGTPAKKAPAKKKK, from the coding sequence ATGAAAAAGAAATTTATAGTATTGGGAGTTTTGTTTGCCGCTTTTGGTTTTACTAAAATAAATGCGCAGATTAATTTTGGTGAAAAAGCATTGGGAGCTGTTCAAAAGGGAGTTAGTAGTTTTACTTTCAGTAATGCTGATGCTGCTGCTTTATCAAAAGCTGCTGTTGATAAAATGGATGCCGAAAATCAGGTTGCAGCTGCGAATGATCCGTATACTTTAAGACTGAACAGGGTTTTTGGAAAGCATACAGCCGGTGACGGATATACTTTGAATTATAAAGTTTATAAATTAAAAGAAGTTAACGCTTTTGCAACTGCTGATGGAAGCGTGCGTGTATATTCAGGATTGATGGATATTATGGACGACAATGAATTGCTGGCAGTAATTGGTCATGAAATTGGTCACGTAGCCAATCAGGATTCAAGAGATGCCATTAAAGCGGCTTACAGAAAAGAAGCTTTGTTAGAAGGGGCTGCTTCTCAATCCGCTACGATCGCAAGTGTTACCGATAGCCAGTTGGGTAAAATAGGTAGCGCTATTATTGATAATAAGTTTAGCCGTAAGCAAGAAGCAGAGGCAGATTTATTTTCTTATGAATTTTTAAAGAAGAATGGTTATAATGTAAATGCTGAAGAATCGGCATTTAGAATTTTGGCCAAAATGAGTGAAGGTAATGAAGCTTCTTTTATCGATCAGATGATGAGTTCACATCCGGATTCAAAACAAAGAGCTGAAGATGCTAAGAAAAGAGCGGAGAAAGATGGTTTGTATAAACCGTATGTACAGCAGAAAATTGTAAATACTGCTCCGGCTAAAAAAGGAACTCCTGCCAAGAAAGCTCCTGCTAAAAAGAAAAAATAA
- a CDS encoding PH domain-containing protein — translation MGIFSAILGNAGSVSQEELLKKYGQLLTDREEIEMGFKLLRDTFIFTNKRLILVDVQGLTGSKTEYKSIAYKSITRFSVETAGTFDLDAELKIWVASELQPSIVKQFNKSVNVYDVQKVLAFHVLG, via the coding sequence ATGGGAATATTTTCAGCTATTCTAGGTAATGCCGGCTCTGTTAGCCAGGAGGAGTTATTAAAAAAATACGGACAGCTTTTAACAGACAGAGAAGAAATCGAAATGGGTTTTAAACTACTCCGCGATACTTTTATCTTTACGAACAAAAGATTAATTCTGGTTGATGTACAAGGATTAACAGGAAGTAAAACTGAATACAAATCTATTGCTTACAAAAGCATTACACGTTTCAGTGTAGAAACAGCAGGAACTTTTGATTTGGATGCAGAATTAAAAATCTGGGTTGCAAGCGAATTACAGCCAAGCATTGTAAAACAATTTAACAAATCAGTAAATGTGTACGACGTACAAAAAGTACTGGCATTTCACGTTTTAGGCTAA
- a CDS encoding ATP-binding protein — protein MKHYLFIVVCLLNSFLYSQSKKSTDSISYYNRLTDTNLNNKKYEKAIYYTEKSIEFCEANNKLENLANQTFKLGKIYYHQKNYAEALKNFHKSVALFENTKPTCTKVLALHYIGLTNTTKSDYKTAAIYYRKAEELLNQLKIKDHAEILSYQKAIALKTAKNLPLAAETFYKITQRPDNTEIIKTKTDSYYQLGLIETQLKRNDSAIGYFEKALNYNAKTNNLVQKSKIVLAISQYYRQNKKFDLAYSYLEEHYQLENYILKLKNTQTDHDEFEKFKKNESLKASIKKESEEKIQLKTYRYSKLVSILAIALISILSLLSLALYKNNIIRNQNNLLLREKNKELILAKNKAEKASKARSEFLSTVSHELRTPLNAINGITHLLLEDNPKKKQLKYLESLKFSGNYLTTFINEILEINKIDSTKVEIENISFNLKELLFNIQSSLKELATANKNYFNLEIDEAIPDNIIGDPTKLSQIILNLINNALKFTQNGHVNVIAKLYELGEDNTTIYFEIVDTGIGIPEDKLQTVFESFSQGSIEVNRKYGGTGLGLTIVKKLIELLGGEIRLKSEVGKGSTFTFKLNFKINKEQLKTIEEIKPYSDVQLNNKSILLIEDNKINQMITRKMLENKNISCEIIDNGEDAVELLKVKRFDMILMDVHLPGINGTTATKLIREFDKTTPIIALTAISLDENRDMLLSYGMNDVITKPFVPDEFYSIIARFF, from the coding sequence ATGAAACATTATCTTTTTATTGTTGTTTGTCTATTAAATTCGTTTTTGTACTCTCAATCTAAAAAGAGTACGGATAGCATTTCCTATTATAACAGATTAACGGACACCAATCTCAACAATAAAAAATACGAAAAGGCAATTTATTACACCGAAAAGTCAATTGAATTTTGCGAGGCGAACAATAAATTAGAAAACCTGGCCAATCAGACTTTTAAGCTGGGAAAAATTTATTATCATCAGAAAAATTACGCAGAAGCTCTAAAAAACTTCCACAAAAGTGTTGCTTTATTTGAAAACACAAAGCCAACCTGCACAAAAGTTTTGGCATTGCACTATATTGGTTTAACCAATACTACAAAAAGCGATTACAAAACTGCAGCAATCTACTACAGAAAAGCGGAAGAGCTTTTAAATCAGTTAAAGATTAAGGATCATGCCGAAATACTAAGCTATCAAAAAGCAATAGCTTTAAAAACCGCTAAAAACCTGCCTTTAGCCGCTGAAACTTTTTACAAAATAACACAACGGCCGGACAATACTGAAATCATAAAAACCAAAACCGATTCGTATTATCAACTAGGCTTAATCGAGACACAGCTGAAACGAAATGATTCGGCTATAGGTTATTTTGAAAAGGCTTTAAATTATAATGCCAAAACAAATAATCTCGTCCAAAAATCAAAAATTGTTCTGGCAATCAGTCAGTATTACAGACAAAATAAAAAATTTGATCTTGCTTACTCGTACCTGGAAGAACATTATCAGCTGGAAAATTACATCTTAAAGCTAAAAAATACTCAAACGGATCACGATGAATTCGAAAAATTCAAGAAGAACGAATCCTTAAAAGCCAGTATTAAAAAGGAAAGTGAAGAGAAAATTCAGTTAAAAACCTACCGATATTCTAAACTGGTAAGTATTCTGGCCATTGCCCTTATCTCCATTTTATCTCTTTTGAGTTTAGCATTGTACAAAAACAACATTATCCGAAATCAGAATAATCTACTATTAAGAGAGAAAAACAAAGAACTCATTCTCGCCAAAAATAAAGCTGAAAAGGCATCTAAAGCCCGATCTGAGTTTTTGTCAACCGTAAGTCATGAACTGCGGACTCCCTTAAATGCCATTAACGGAATTACTCATTTGTTACTGGAAGACAATCCTAAGAAAAAACAATTAAAATATTTAGAGTCTTTGAAATTCTCAGGAAATTACCTGACTACTTTTATCAACGAGATTCTGGAAATTAATAAAATTGATTCGACAAAGGTCGAAATAGAAAACATAAGCTTTAACCTGAAAGAACTTCTTTTTAACATTCAGAGTTCTTTAAAAGAATTGGCTACCGCCAACAAAAACTACTTTAACCTTGAAATAGACGAAGCTATTCCGGATAATATAATTGGTGACCCTACAAAACTGTCCCAAATCATCCTGAATTTAATCAACAACGCTTTAAAATTTACTCAAAACGGACATGTCAATGTAATTGCAAAATTATACGAACTGGGAGAAGACAACACAACCATTTACTTCGAGATTGTAGACACCGGAATTGGCATCCCGGAAGATAAGCTTCAGACTGTTTTTGAAAGTTTTTCACAGGGATCTATAGAAGTAAACAGAAAATATGGCGGAACCGGCCTTGGACTTACGATTGTCAAAAAACTAATTGAGCTTCTGGGTGGAGAAATCAGACTAAAAAGCGAAGTTGGAAAGGGTTCAACTTTTACATTCAAACTAAATTTTAAGATCAATAAAGAACAATTGAAAACGATTGAAGAAATAAAGCCATACAGCGACGTACAATTAAACAACAAATCAATTCTGTTGATTGAGGACAACAAAATCAATCAAATGATTACTCGAAAAATGCTTGAAAATAAAAACATCAGCTGCGAAATCATCGACAATGGTGAAGATGCAGTTGAGCTTTTAAAAGTAAAACGTTTTGACATGATCCTCATGGATGTCCATTTACCGGGAATCAACGGAACAACGGCTACAAAACTTATAAGAGAATTTGACAAAACCACTCCGATTATTGCT
- the lipA gene encoding lipoyl synthase → METVIENIPTGKPKWLKVKLPIGQKYTELRGLVDKYSLNTICTSGSCPNMGECWGEGTATFMILGNVCTRSCGFCGVKTGRPETVDWDEPEKVARSIKIMNIKHAVITSVDRDDLKDGGSIIWIETVKAIRRMNPNTTLETLIPDFQGIERNIDRIVEANPEVVSHNVETVRRLTREVRIQAKYDRSLEVLRYLKEKGINRTKSGIMLGLGETEEEVFQTMTDLRNANVDVVTIGQYLQPSKKHLPVKEFITPEQFARYEKFGLELGFRHVESGPLVRSSYKAQKHIL, encoded by the coding sequence ATGGAAACAGTCATTGAAAATATACCAACAGGGAAACCTAAATGGTTAAAGGTTAAACTTCCTATTGGACAAAAATACACTGAACTTCGTGGTTTGGTTGATAAGTATAGTTTAAACACTATTTGTACTTCGGGAAGCTGCCCAAATATGGGAGAATGCTGGGGTGAAGGTACCGCTACTTTTATGATTTTGGGGAATGTATGTACCCGTTCCTGTGGTTTCTGCGGTGTAAAAACCGGACGTCCTGAAACGGTAGATTGGGATGAACCTGAAAAAGTAGCCCGTTCTATAAAAATCATGAACATTAAACATGCTGTAATTACAAGTGTAGACCGAGACGATTTAAAAGACGGCGGTTCTATTATTTGGATTGAAACGGTAAAAGCAATCCGAAGAATGAATCCGAATACGACTCTTGAAACTTTAATTCCGGATTTTCAGGGAATCGAAAGAAATATAGATCGTATTGTCGAGGCCAATCCTGAAGTAGTTTCACACAATGTTGAGACTGTTCGTCGTTTGACCCGTGAAGTACGTATTCAGGCAAAATACGATCGTAGTCTGGAAGTTTTACGTTACCTGAAAGAAAAAGGAATCAACAGAACCAAATCCGGAATCATGCTTGGACTTGGAGAAACTGAAGAAGAAGTTTTTCAAACGATGACCGATTTACGAAATGCAAATGTGGATGTGGTTACTATTGGACAATACCTTCAACCAAGTAAAAAACATTTGCCTGTAAAAGAATTTATAACGCCTGAACAATTCGCCCGATATGAAAAATTTGGTCTTGAATTAGGTTTCCGTCATGTAGAAAGCGGACCACTGGTTCGTTCTTCTTACAAAGCACAAAAACACATTTTATAA
- the gap gene encoding type I glyceraldehyde-3-phosphate dehydrogenase, whose amino-acid sequence MKTRIAINGFGRIGRNLFRLLLNHPDIEVIAINDIADNKTMSHLIKYDSIHGVLPFKVSHDEEGIIVDGKHFFFFHEKSISNLDWKSHKIDFVIESTGKFKTYEELNAHIEAGAKKVILSAPSEVDTIKTVVLGVNEGILDGSENIVSNASCTTNNAAPMIKIIDELCGIEQAYITTIHSYTTDQSLHDQPHKDLRRARGASQSIVPTTTGAAKALTKIFPNLHHKIGGCGIRVPVPDGSLTDITFNVKRAVTIEEINKAFEESSKTNLKGILDYTEDPIVSVDVIGNTHSCLFDAQLTSVIDKMVKVVGWYDNEIGYSSRLIDLILLIRKT is encoded by the coding sequence TTGAAAACAAGAATTGCTATAAATGGTTTTGGAAGAATAGGCCGAAATTTATTTCGCTTACTTTTAAACCATCCTGACATTGAAGTAATTGCCATTAATGACATTGCTGACAACAAAACCATGTCGCATTTGATAAAATACGACAGTATTCACGGAGTCTTACCTTTTAAAGTCAGTCATGACGAGGAAGGAATCATTGTTGACGGGAAACATTTTTTCTTTTTTCATGAAAAAAGTATTTCTAATCTGGATTGGAAAAGCCATAAGATCGATTTTGTAATTGAATCAACAGGAAAGTTTAAAACATACGAAGAACTAAACGCCCATATCGAAGCCGGAGCAAAAAAGGTAATCCTTTCTGCTCCATCAGAAGTTGACACCATCAAAACAGTAGTTCTAGGAGTTAACGAAGGTATTCTTGACGGAAGCGAAAACATTGTTTCGAATGCAAGCTGTACGACAAACAATGCGGCTCCGATGATAAAAATCATCGATGAATTGTGTGGAATTGAGCAGGCTTACATCACAACTATACACTCTTACACCACTGACCAAAGTCTTCATGACCAGCCACATAAGGACTTACGTCGTGCGAGAGGCGCAAGCCAGTCAATTGTTCCAACAACTACAGGTGCAGCTAAGGCATTAACAAAAATTTTCCCTAACTTGCATCATAAAATTGGAGGATGTGGAATTCGTGTTCCTGTTCCCGATGGTTCATTAACAGACATAACGTTTAATGTAAAACGTGCTGTTACGATTGAAGAAATAAATAAAGCATTTGAAGAATCCTCAAAAACAAATTTAAAAGGAATACTGGATTACACAGAAGATCCAATTGTTTCTGTTGATGTAATTGGCAACACACATTCGTGTTTGTTTGATGCTCAATTAACTTCGGTTATTGACAAAATGGTAAAGGTTGTGGGTTGGTACGATAACGAAATTGGATACTCATCAAGATTGATCGATTTAATTTTACTAATAAGAAAAACCTAA
- a CDS encoding energy transducer TonB: MTKSNIYETNWTDLVFENKNKEYGAYQLRQESSKNTVTALFMGLLLLAGLGSASVLINKFGTHGPVETGPTVLTDPITPVDLTPIQVKPEPPAPPVAPQQTAAASPVTSSQLVNPVVTAATQATPDVIAPNTDNHPVVDNANTGTGTAVNALPATGGGVETTVASTGESKDPVNVAILDKLPEFPGGMTKFYTYVGNNFNRPELDAEKTLRVYVSFVIEKDGSITDIMVKNDPGYGIGKEAIRVLKSLKTKWSPGILNGKPVRTAYNLPITIKTE; the protein is encoded by the coding sequence ATGACTAAATCAAACATCTACGAAACCAATTGGACCGATCTTGTTTTCGAAAACAAGAACAAAGAGTACGGCGCTTATCAATTACGCCAGGAGAGTTCAAAAAACACAGTTACAGCTTTATTTATGGGATTGCTATTATTGGCAGGTCTGGGAAGTGCGTCGGTGTTGATTAATAAGTTTGGAACACATGGCCCCGTAGAAACAGGTCCAACTGTTCTTACTGACCCCATAACACCCGTAGATCTAACTCCGATTCAGGTAAAACCTGAACCACCGGCACCGCCTGTAGCGCCTCAGCAAACCGCAGCTGCGTCACCCGTTACCAGTTCACAATTGGTAAATCCTGTTGTAACAGCCGCAACTCAGGCCACACCCGATGTTATTGCACCAAACACAGACAATCATCCTGTTGTTGACAATGCAAACACCGGAACAGGAACTGCAGTAAATGCATTACCGGCAACTGGCGGTGGTGTTGAAACTACAGTAGCTTCAACAGGAGAAAGCAAAGACCCTGTTAATGTAGCTATCTTAGACAAACTACCTGAATTTCCGGGAGGAATGACTAAGTTTTATACTTATGTAGGAAACAATTTCAACAGACCGGAACTGGATGCTGAAAAAACCCTAAGAGTGTATGTATCTTTTGTAATTGAAAAAGACGGCTCCATTACAGACATCATGGTAAAAAATGATCCGGGATACGGAATCGGAAAAGAGGCCATCAGGGTATTAAAATCATTAAAAACAAAATGGAGCCCGGGTATTTTAAACGGAAAACCTGTTCGAACTGCCTATAACCTTCCAATCACAATAAAAACAGAATAA